The following is a genomic window from Fusarium poae strain DAOMC 252244 chromosome Unknown contig_3, whole genome shotgun sequence.
CGCATGTGATTGTTCTATAGCACTGGTCAATCGGAGAAGAGAATAAAAGAAGCAGGGACCTACTCCAGGACGGGATATGCCAGATGAGATGTATGGGCGCGCTACAGATTCCACGCGCCCGAATCGCATGCACTAGCCATTGTAGATACGGCGCGACAGCCACCACACCTAGGCCTGTGGCAACCAGCAGGATCGTTTCATACCCTTTCATGTCGGTTGTAGATCCGTAAGGGCCCATGTAAAGACCAATGTTGGACTTCAAGCCACGCTTCACTGCATCCCGTAACTTGCTGGTGAGGCCGCGGTTGACATCGACAAACACCTTCAGTTCTGTTTGCGCATGGGTTGACCAGTTGGCAACGGTGAACGGGTGGCTCTGGACCCCTGATAGCGGGCCCAACGGGATCCATAGGTTAATGTATTGCCCAGGCTCGACCTTGACTGGCTTTCGCAGCGCCATCCTGACCTGAATGTAATCGTAGCTACCATTCTGACCGAGGGACACCGACTGAAACCACCAACCGTTCGTATACACAGTCTCCCCGACCTGCCAGGTCAGGGAGCCTACGAAGATGCCGGAGATCACATAGAGAAAGATGCGAGAAAAGTTCGTGTCGGTCGGAATGTGGCGCCACATGGCGAAGCCCAACCATCCTGCTGCAAGATAGTGAACGGACAGCAGCATCTCATAAGGAATCCATGACGGGAACGTCCTGATAGGTATGAGGACGAAGTAGATCCCAGCAAGCGCCTGTGTGATGTCAGCTCTCAACAACTTATCGCGGATAGCGGGCTCGTTACTAAAGCAGCATAACGATTGTGCTCCTGATTTACAATAGACCATCCGTGTCTGGAGAACGATCCTACGACGTGGATGGTGGACAGCATGACAACCACGTACCCTACACTGGCGTGTATTCGTCTCTGGGCACGAAGCCGAAAACGCAAGACGGAAGCGATGAAGTCGAGGCAGGGGCTAATATACATGATTATGAGGTTAATGAATGCTAGCTTGCCCGCTCTAGAGCAGGCCTCTGCTATGTCCTTGGCATTGATGAGGACGCAGCACAGGTTTGGTGCAAGGTAAAAGATAAACATGAAAAGATGAGCCCAGGTTATAATATCCACGCTACTTCCGCGACGGAATGGACCCCTATACGCCAGACGCATCACCACCCATTGAGAGATTCTTCTTCCCAGGCGACCGAAGAAGGGGAGCCTGTAGATGCGTAAGGCCGGTGGACATAGGCAACGGAGAATGATCCGTATGACACGCCGCAGGGCTAGCAGCACGAGAAAGCCCGTCA
Proteins encoded in this region:
- a CDS encoding uncharacterized protein (TransMembrane:9 (o6-27i48-68o80-102i114-136o148-168i180-198o204-226i238-256o373-393i)); the protein is MELDVSILTVTDWYAIGLTGFLVLLALRRVIRIILRCLCPPALRIYRLPFFGRLGRRISQWVVMRLAYRGPFRRGSSVDIITWAHLFMFIFYLAPNLCCVLINAKDIAEACSRAGKLAFINLIIMYISPCLDFIASVLRFRLRAQRRIHASVGYVVVMLSTIHVVGSFSRHGWSIVNQEHNRYAALALAGIYFVLIPIRTFPSWIPYEMLLSVHYLAAGWLGFAMWRHIPTDTNFSRIFLYVISGIFVGSLTWQVGETVYTNGWWFQSVSLGQNGSYDYIQVRMALRKPVKVEPGQYINLWIPLGPLSGVQSHPFTVANWSTHAQTELKVFVDVNRGLTSKLRDAVKRGLKSNIGLYMGPYGSTTDMKGYETILLVATGLGVVAVAPYLQWLVHAIRARGICSAPIHLIWHIPSWKQSHAVFDIIDFALALDEGNDTKEGGRKPPQISGLKISMCYEEENSLLPPKVQLFIQEMEKKESEKPGRTRIKVYKRHLPLETLLICDAVMTPAHDDSEKPTMIAASVSKDMRNTLVEFAEEHSRAVDLVFTDYQP